CGATCGTCACACCCATGCCCAGCACCATGATCGGTGTCGCGCACAGGAACAGTCTGTTGCGGAGCCGGTGCGGATCGGCGAAGGAGACCGAGCACCCCACGATCAGTCCGATCATCACGAACAGGCCGAAGGCGAAGGGTGTCGTGAACGTGCTGAAACTGCGCAGGATTCCGCCGCTGATGCGCAGATGCTCGTCCCAGCGGTAGCCGAGTTCGGCGAGTCGCTCACCGCCGATCACCTGTTGTGCGAGTCCGACGACGGCGGTGACGGCCGTCGTGCCCATGAGGATCGTCACCAGGTGGTCGCGGTCGCGGGCGTCGAACGGTGCACGCCACAGGATCACCGGGATGACGAGGTAGAAGTAGGTAATCTTGATGGCGATGATGCCGGCGAGCCCCGAGACGAGCAACGCCGACAGGACTCCGATTGCCACCCATGCGACCACGGCCGGCCACCACGGATAGGACGGTGCCGGCAGCCGCCGTCGGTGGGGGCTGACGAAGGTCGCGGCGAGGGTGAGGAGCAGCAGCCCCTCCTTCCACGGCGACAGTGATTCACCGCCGGGGACGATCGCGAGCAGGCCGTGGAACGGCGTGAGCGCGGCGATCGCCAGCAACCCGCGTTGGGGTCGTCGCCAGAGCAACACTCCCAGCACGAGCACGACCGGAACGGCGAGTATCAGCACAGGAGTCATGAGACGTACTCGTCTGCAGCGGGATCCGCGGTGCGGGACCCGAAACGGGAGAGCACGGTCGAGGTGACCGCCGTGCGGAGGAACTCGCGCCCGTCCCGCTGCCGACCGCTGTGCTCACCGACCTCGCTGGTGAGGATGTCCCCGGTGAAGCCCCGTCGGCGCAGGCGGCGAAGTCCTTCTTCTCCGCGCTGGGTCAGGAACCACCGGTGGTCCTCGGCGGACAGCACGACCGTGGTCGACACACCCGCGCGACGCAGTGCCTCCAACCCGACCTCGGGAACCTGGGTCACGCCGATTCGGCCCAGCAGCAGCCACAATGGATAGGGCAGGTACTTCTGCGCCCACGGTTTGATGCGGGCTCGCAGGGAGATCGTCTGCGGTTCCGCCGGGGTTGCGATCGCCGGAACATCGGGTGCGTTCGGACCGAGATCTGCGCGCAACGACTTCCGGCGGTGGGTGCACCACAGGATCACGTTCACGAGCACGGCGGAGTGTGCTGCACCCCGGAGGGTGACCCACGACGAGTACCACGCACCCGAACACAGGCCGATCACCACGAGGTCCTGCGGATCGATGCCGAGGGCGGCGACAGCATCGAGGGCGTCGCGGTCGGAGTCGTCGGAGTACAGCGGCGTGGGCGTCGCCCCGTGTGCCGTGCCGGTATCGCCGACCCCGGTCCGGTCGAACCGGATAGTGGAGATGCCGTGCGCGGCGAACTCGCGTGCGAGCTCGACCCAGAGACGACTCGGGCCGAGTCGGTGCTCGTAGGCGGTGCCGAAGAACAACACCGTCGGGATGGACCGGCGCGGGGCGCCGAACCTGTCGGTGCCGAACCCCTCGGTGCCGAACCCCTCGGTGTCGAACCATTCGGGGGCGACCCCGTGCGTGCGCAGCGCGAACATCTCGTTCGGGCCGAGATATTCGACGCTCTCGTGGATCGGGAGCCCGGAGTCGGTGGTCGCGACGACCGCGCGGCCGCACTCGGGGAAGTGGACCTCGCGGGTGGCGGCCGGCGCGTCCGCAACTACCCAATCGGCGATCCGGGTGAGCTGCTCGGTCGGGATCGCGGAGTGGAGTGTGCTGGGGGTGACGAAGGATTCGTGGGCGTCGAGGGAGAGCTCGTCACCGCCGAGTGCGGTGGCGAGCGCCGACACCGCGGCGGTCTCGCGGGCTGTGGGTCGGGTCGCGAGCAGGGTTCGTGTGCCGTTCAGCGACCTCGGATCGATCTTCAGGGCGCCGAGCGCGTCGGCAGCTTCGGGGGCGAGAACCCCGCCGACGATCGAAACCCGGGGGTCTTCGGGATCGTCGGCGCCGAGGGCGAGACGGTAGAGGGCGCGTTGTTCGCGCAACATCGCTCGGCCCGAGACGATCGGATCCCACAGCACGACGGCGTCGGCCGGTCCGCACTCGGGCAGTGCCGTCGCCGCGATCAGTGCGCCGGTGCGCAGTCCGACGACGGTGATGTGCTCGGCGCCGCTCGCGCGGGCCGTCTCCACTGCGGTGACGACGCTGCGCTGCCATGCCGCGACCGCGTCGGGCGAATCCTGATCGCCGGCCGAGTCTCCGGTGCCCGTGTAGTCGAAGCGCACTGCCGCCAGTCCCCGCTCGGCGAGTTGCTCGGCGAGAGCCTTGACGCCTCGATAGGTGTCGAGGTGTTCCTTGCCGAGGGGTGGGCACAGCACCACCGCGCCGCGCGCGCGGCGGTCGGCGGGAAGGTGGACGTGCCCGAGGATCGGGGACGCAGGGTCGCCGAACCACGACGCGTGTCGCACATCCACTCCGTGACCTCCACTGTCGAGGGGGTGAAAGAGGGGGTGATTTCCCGCCCCGTCTCGGACCCTGAATCTTCTTGCCGTTCGGACGCATTCGTATCGAGGGATTGTGCCGACCCGTTACCTCTCGGCGTCGGCAGGGTCATAAAGTACCCTCCCGATCGGCTCGGGGTCTTCGGAGGGATGGCTGTGCCTGGAATCTTGGTGCACGAATGGATCGCACGCGACGGAGGTTCGGAGAAGGTTCTCGACGAGTTCGTCCGCACCTTTCCCGACGCCGACGTCCTGTGCCTGTGGGACGACGCCGACCGGTATCCGGGGCGGACGGTGCACGAGAGCGGTCTGGCACGCACACCTCTGCGTAGGAGCAAGGCGCTGGCGTTGTCGGCCATGCCGTACGTCTGGCGTCGCCGACCCGGTTCGTACGACTTCGCCCTGGTCAGCTCGCATTGTTTCGCCCACCACGTGACCTTCCGGGGCGCACCGAGCGGGTTCGAGAAGTTCGTCTACGTACACACTCCGGCGCGCTACCTGTGGAATCCGGAACTCGACGATCGGGGTGCCTCGGCCGCGGTGCGGTGCGCGGCACCTCCGTTGCGTGCCCTCGATCGGCGTCGCGCGCGGGAGGGTGCACACTTCGCCGCGAACAGCGATTTCGTGCGTCGTCGCATCGAGCGGGCCTGGGGTGTCGAGGCGCGTGTGATCTTCCCTCCCGTCGAGACGGCCCGCATCTCGTCGGTGCCCGACTGGCGTGACGAACTGTCCGCCGCCGAATCCGCCCTGCTGGAGGGGCTTCCGGAGACCTTCGTGCTGGGGGGGGTCGAGGTTCGTGCCGTACAAGCGACTGGATTGGGTGATCCGGGCAGCCGACCTCGCCGGGGTGCCGGCGGTGATCGCGGGATCGGGGCCGGAGGAGGGCCGGCTGCGGCAGCTCGCCGACGAGGCGACGGTGCCGGTCCACGTGCTCGCTCGACCGTCGGACGCCCTGCTCTACGCGCTCTACCAGCAGGCCCACGTCTACGTCTTTCCTGCGGTGGAGGACTTCGGGATCATGCCCGTCGAGGCACGTGCGGCAGGGGCGCGTGTGGTCGTC
This window of the Rhodococcus pyridinivorans genome carries:
- a CDS encoding alpha/beta fold hydrolase; this translates as MDVRHASWFGDPASPILGHVHLPADRRARGAVVLCPPLGKEHLDTYRGVKALAEQLAERGLAAVRFDYTGTGDSAGDQDSPDAVAAWQRSVVTAVETARASGAEHITVVGLRTGALIAATALPECGPADAVVLWDPIVSGRAMLREQRALYRLALGADDPEDPRVSIVGGVLAPEAADALGALKIDPRSLNGTRTLLATRPTARETAAVSALATALGGDELSLDAHESFVTPSTLHSAIPTEQLTRIADWVVADAPAATREVHFPECGRAVVATTDSGLPIHESVEYLGPNEMFALRTHGVAPEWFDTEGFGTEGFGTDRFGAPRRSIPTVLFFGTAYEHRLGPSRLWVELAREFAAHGISTIRFDRTGVGDTGTAHGATPTPLYSDDSDRDALDAVAALGIDPQDLVVIGLCSGAWYSSWVTLRGAAHSAVLVNVILWCTHRRKSLRADLGPNAPDVPAIATPAEPQTISLRARIKPWAQKYLPYPLWLLLGRIGVTQVPEVGLEALRRAGVSTTVVLSAEDHRWFLTQRGEEGLRRLRRRGFTGDILTSEVGEHSGRQRDGREFLRTAVTSTVLSRFGSRTADPAADEYVS
- a CDS encoding glycosyltransferase: MPYKRLDWVIRAADLAGVPAVIAGSGPEEGRLRQLADEATVPVHVLARPSDALLYALYQQAHVYVFPAVEDFGIMPVEARAAGARVVVNALGGAGETVAEGVDGLCFREDRVEAVAECIAAIDGVPKGRNEAVAALSSENFQQHIRDWVGEGIGTA